The Polymorphobacter megasporae genome window below encodes:
- a CDS encoding VOC family protein, producing MFIPAGFATVAPYLVVDGAAAYIDFLVAALDGVHVGSSIRPDGVVANGQVSFGGGEHAATIMVSEAQPGFPAGAAQIYLFVEDADAAMAKAVAHGATSIMEADDRPYGDRQGGIVDPWQTTWWISQRLTADAYSFE from the coding sequence ATGTTCATCCCTGCAGGTTTCGCCACCGTCGCCCCGTATCTCGTCGTCGACGGTGCCGCCGCGTATATCGATTTCCTCGTCGCTGCCCTCGACGGCGTCCATGTCGGCAGCAGCATCCGCCCCGACGGTGTCGTCGCCAACGGCCAGGTGAGCTTCGGCGGGGGCGAGCACGCCGCGACGATCATGGTCAGCGAGGCTCAACCTGGCTTTCCGGCAGGCGCGGCGCAAATCTATCTGTTCGTCGAGGACGCCGACGCCGCGATGGCCAAGGCGGTCGCTCATGGCGCGACGTCGATCATGGAGGCCGACGATCGGCCTTACGGTGACCGGCAGGGCGGAATCGTCGATCCGTGGCAGACGACGTGGTGGATTTCCCAGCGGCTGACCGCAGACGCATATTCGTT
- a CDS encoding DUF2312 domain-containing protein — translation MSTENVSAEQLRLLIERIERLEEDKKGVADDIKDVYAEAKGTGFDTKTMRSIIRLRAMEKAARQEQEALLETYKVALGLAD, via the coding sequence ATGTCGACGGAGAATGTTTCCGCCGAGCAGCTACGGCTGCTCATCGAGCGCATCGAACGCCTCGAAGAGGACAAGAAGGGTGTCGCCGACGACATCAAGGATGTTTACGCCGAAGCCAAGGGCACCGGTTTCGACACCAAGACGATGCGCTCGATCATCCGGCTGCGCGCGATGGAAAAGGCGGCGCGGCAGGAGCAGGAAGCGCTGCTCGAAACGTACAAGGTCGCGCTCGGTCTGGCCGACTAA
- a CDS encoding (2Fe-2S)-binding protein — MPTTLTINGATAAHDVSPATLLVDLLRDGLGLTGTHIGCDTSQCGACNVLVDGRATKACTVLAIQLDGASVTTIEGLASGETLHPMQAAFKEHHGLQCGFCTPGMVMAGLEMVRRHGHDLDEATVSHELEGNLCRCTGYRNIVTAIAAGAKAMAATGETTHA; from the coding sequence ATGCCGACGACGCTGACGATCAACGGGGCGACCGCCGCCCACGACGTTTCACCGGCGACATTGCTCGTCGACCTGCTCCGCGACGGGCTCGGGCTGACCGGCACGCATATCGGCTGTGACACCAGCCAGTGCGGCGCGTGCAACGTGCTCGTCGACGGGCGCGCAACCAAGGCATGCACCGTCCTCGCGATCCAGCTCGACGGCGCGAGCGTGACGACGATCGAGGGGCTGGCGTCCGGGGAAACGCTCCACCCGATGCAAGCCGCATTCAAGGAGCACCACGGGCTCCAGTGCGGTTTCTGCACCCCTGGGATGGTCATGGCGGGGCTCGAGATGGTGAGGCGCCACGGCCACGATCTCGACGAGGCGACGGTCAGCCACGAGCTCGAAGGCAATCTGTGTCGGTGCACCGGCTACCGCAACATCGTCACCGCGATCGCCGCCGGCGCGAAGGCGATGGCCGCTACCGGGGAGACGACCCATGCGTGA